The genomic window GGTGTCGAAGCGGTCGGAAAGCCGGTCGGCCAGGTCGGTCAGTGCCGGGGCGTGCGGCTTGGGTCGGCGCTTCGCGGCCGGGGTCTTCGCCGGCCCGTCGGCCAACGCCAGGGCCACGAGCTCCTCGGTCGCCCGCACCGAGATCCCCTCGGCGACGATCCGCAGCGCGAGCTGTTCCTGGGCCTCGGCGTCGTCCAGGCTGAGCAGCGCCCGGGCGTGGCCGGCGGAGAGCACGCCGGCGGCGACCCGCCGCTGCACCTGCGCCGGGAGGTTCATCAGGCGGATGGTGTTGGAGATCTGCGGCCGGCTCCGGCCGATGCGGCGGGCCAGCTCCTCGTGGGTGGCGCCGAACTCCTCCAGCAGCTGCTGATACGCGGCCGCCTCTTCCAGCGGGTTCAGGTTGGCGCGGTGGATGTTCTCCAGCAGCGCGTCCCGGAGCATCGCGTCGTCCTTGGTGTCCCGGACGATGGCCGGGATGCTCTCCCGGCCAACCGCCTGGGCCGCCCGCCAGCGCCGCTCACCCATGACGAGTTCGTACTTCTCGCCGTCGAGCTGGCGTACGACGATCGGCTGAAGGAACCCGACCTCCTGGATCGAGGTCTTCAGCTCCTCCAGCGCCTCCTCGTCGAAGACCTGACGCGGCTGTTTGGGGTTCGGCACGATCGCGTCGACCGGGATCTCGGCGAACCGGGCACCCGGGACCGGGCTGAGCTGTGGCCCGGGCTCCGCCACGGGGGCGATCGTCGCCGAGGGCGTCGGCACGGCAGTTCCCACCGAAGGCGGGGCAACGGCCTCGGAATCACCGGCCGCCGGAACGGCCGGCTCCAGTGGGGCGGTCGGGATCAGCGCCCCGAGCCCTCGGCCCAGACCGCCGCGAGGACGGTTCTTCATGCGACGCCTCCCAGCGACTTCTCCGCACTACGCATTCCGGCTCACCGGCTCCTTGACCCCGCGTTCGGCGATCTCCTGGGCGGCTTCGAAGTAGCTCGTCGCCCCCCGCGAACCGGGATCGTAGGTCATCACGGACTGCCCGTAGCTCGGCGCCTCGGAGACCCGCACGTTCCGCGGGATCACGGCCTGGAGCACCTTGTCGCCGAAGTGGTTCCGGACGTCCTGCTCCACCGCGTCGGCCAGCCGGGTACGGCGGTCGTACATGGTGAGCAGGATGGTGGAGACCTCGAGCTTCGGGTTGAGGTGCTGGCGAACCAGGTTGATGTTGTTGATCAGCTGGTTGAGGCCCTCCAGGGCGTAGTACTCGCACTGGATCGGGATCAGCACCTCCTGCGCGGCCACCAGCGCGTTGACGGTCAGCAGACCGAGCGAGGGCGGGCAGTCGATGAAGACGTAGTCGAAGTGGCCGGGGTAGGCGGCGATGGCCCGGGCCAGCCGGGACTCCCGGGCGACGACGGAGACCAGCTCGATCTCGGCGCCGGCCAGGTCGATGGTGGCCGGTACGCACCACAGGTTCGGGATGCCCTCGACGGCCTGGGCGACCTCCTCCAGCGGCACGCCGTCGATCAGGCAGTCGTAGACGTCGGGGATGCCGGTGTGGTGCGGGACGTTGAGTCCGGTGGAGGCGTTGCCCTGCGGGTCCAGGTCGACCACGAGCACCCGGTTGCCGTGCAGGGCCAGCGCCACCGCCAGGTTCACCGTGGTCGTGGTCTTACCCACGCCGCCCTTCTGGTTCGCGACGCCCATGACCCGGGTCCGGTCCGGCCGAGGCATGGTCACCTCGCCACTGGGATTCAGGATCTGCACGGCGCGCATAGCCTCCATAGCCAACGGTGGGTCATCCTCTTCGCGCGTCGGGGTTTCACGTGAAACGTACGTGCTCGGGGCGGCCTCGGCTCCATAGCCGGCGGCCGGCGGCGGGTCGGACGGGACCACCGTCGCGGCACCCGCATCCGGCGCCGCGTGCGGCGTCGGCTGCTGGGGCACCGGCGCCGCGGGTACGGCGGCAGACGGCTCGAAGCGGGCGGAGGCACCGGCGTTCCGCGGAGCCGGGACCGACCGCGAGCCGGGTGCGTTGACCGGACCGCCCGTCGGCTCGGGCGCTTCCCGCATGGGCGGCAGGTTCGCCGGTACCCCCGAGGTCGGCTGCGGCCCGGCCGCCACAGGCGGCAGGTTGGCCGGTACTCCGGAGGTCGGGTGGAGACCACCGACGGACGGAGCGTCCCGGCGCACCACCGGATCAATCTCCGGCGGACGGGGCGACGGGTCGCGGAACTCCACACCCGCGGGCCAGCCCTGATCGCCGGTTTCACGTGAAACGGGATCGGCGGCAGAGGGTCGTCCCTCTGGCCCGGTCACCCGTGGATCGTCGTACCTGCCGTCGTCATGCACCTGTCATCCCTGCCCGCTCCGGATGGTCGGTCCGCACCCCGTCAATCGGCCCTACCCGCGCTCACAGTGAGCGGCGTAGGGCCCGGCGGGAACGGTCGGGGTCCGGTGCCATCCGGCACCGCCGTTCCACACTATCGACGCGCGGCCAGCCTACGGTGGACGGGCGCAGCGGGTCCACGTCGGGTTCTGGTCGGTCAGCTACCTGGCACCGTTTCCAACGACGGAATGGTCGGCCGGGAGCCGTTGCAAAATCAGCGATCCCGGCCGCCGCGGCCACCCCGACGACCGCCCCGCGACCGCTTCGCGGCGGCCTTCTTGCGGACCGGACCGACGACCCGCTCCCGGACCACCTCAATCACCGTCGCGGGTGGCTCGATCACGCCCACGCCGCAGCGGTGCACCTCCGGCTGCCCACCACCGAGCCGGGTCACCGCCTCGGCGTGCTCGGCGACCTCGTCGGCCGCGGTGGCACCCTTCAGTGCGACCAGCCGGCCGCCGGGGACGACCAGCGGCAGGCACCAGGCGGCGAGCCGGTCCAGCGGGGCCACCGCGCGGGCGGTGACGATGTCACCGCTGAGCGGCGCGATGTCGCGCGAGCCGGCGGCCGCCTCGTCCGCCCGTCCCCGGAAGA from Micromonospora kangleipakensis includes these protein-coding regions:
- a CDS encoding ParB/RepB/Spo0J family partition protein, which translates into the protein MKNRPRGGLGRGLGALIPTAPLEPAVPAAGDSEAVAPPSVGTAVPTPSATIAPVAEPGPQLSPVPGARFAEIPVDAIVPNPKQPRQVFDEEALEELKTSIQEVGFLQPIVVRQLDGEKYELVMGERRWRAAQAVGRESIPAIVRDTKDDAMLRDALLENIHRANLNPLEEAAAYQQLLEEFGATHEELARRIGRSRPQISNTIRLMNLPAQVQRRVAAGVLSAGHARALLSLDDAEAQEQLALRIVAEGISVRATEELVALALADGPAKTPAAKRRPKPHAPALTDLADRLSDRFDTRVKVDIGRSKGKITIEFATVDDLERIVGIIGVGQEEQPEE
- a CDS encoding AAA family ATPase translates to MREAPEPTGGPVNAPGSRSVPAPRNAGASARFEPSAAVPAAPVPQQPTPHAAPDAGAATVVPSDPPPAAGYGAEAAPSTYVSRETPTREEDDPPLAMEAMRAVQILNPSGEVTMPRPDRTRVMGVANQKGGVGKTTTTVNLAVALALHGNRVLVVDLDPQGNASTGLNVPHHTGIPDVYDCLIDGVPLEEVAQAVEGIPNLWCVPATIDLAGAEIELVSVVARESRLARAIAAYPGHFDYVFIDCPPSLGLLTVNALVAAQEVLIPIQCEYYALEGLNQLINNINLVRQHLNPKLEVSTILLTMYDRRTRLADAVEQDVRNHFGDKVLQAVIPRNVRVSEAPSYGQSVMTYDPGSRGATSYFEAAQEIAERGVKEPVSRNA